A single Bosea sp. PAMC 26642 DNA region contains:
- the ruvX gene encoding Holliday junction resolvase RuvX — translation MSANLVPLETFLDLPDHARLLGLDLGSKTIGLALSDLERQIATPLETIRRVKFGFDAAALVKVAELHRVAGMIIGLPLNMDGSEGPRVQSTRAFVRNIAPLTSLPIAFWDERLSTMAVTRTLLAADASRAKRAAVVDKMAAAYILQGALDRLMRMAPQAE, via the coding sequence ATGTCAGCCAATCTTGTGCCGCTCGAAACGTTCCTGGACCTGCCGGACCATGCCCGGCTGCTGGGGCTCGATCTTGGAAGCAAGACGATCGGGCTGGCGCTGTCGGATCTCGAGCGACAGATCGCGACGCCGCTGGAGACCATCCGCCGGGTCAAGTTCGGGTTCGACGCGGCCGCGCTGGTCAAGGTGGCCGAGCTACATCGCGTCGCCGGGATGATTATCGGCCTGCCGCTGAACATGGACGGTTCGGAGGGACCACGCGTGCAATCGACGCGCGCTTTCGTGCGCAACATCGCGCCGTTGACCAGCCTGCCGATCGCATTCTGGGACGAGCGCCTGTCGACCATGGCCGTCACGCGCACATTGCTCGCTGCCGATGCTTCCCGCGCCAAGCGCGCCGCCGTGGTCGACAAGATGGCGGCGGCCTATATCCTTCAGGGGGCTCTCGACCGGCTGATGCGCATGGCCCCGCAGGCTGAGTAA
- a CDS encoding tripartite tricarboxylate transporter substrate-binding protein — protein sequence MLETITRRIVFGGLVALGLVVPASAQPFPTKPLTLIVPFAAGGPSDVIARLLGDHMGRTLGQQIIVENVAGAGGTAGAKRLATAEPDGHTLLIHHLALAAAPALYGNLTYDTQTAFAPVGLVNSGPMVIAGKLALAPIDGRSFFAFAKERAEALTIAHAGVGSNAHLCAVLLGQALGVKFAQVAYRGTGPAMNDLVAGQVDVLCDQSTTAVPQVQGEKIRAYAVTSAERLGVLPNTPTARELGIEIDMTIWHGLYAPRGTSVSTLDALNAALQAALKDPLVLERFKSVGTSAFPATDWSRDAHARRFGAEILRWAASLKAAGVTPQNVN from the coding sequence ATGCTTGAGACCATCACCAGACGCATTGTGTTCGGCGGCCTCGTCGCGCTCGGCCTGGTTGTGCCGGCCTCGGCCCAGCCCTTCCCGACCAAACCTCTCACTCTGATCGTGCCTTTCGCAGCCGGCGGGCCGAGCGACGTCATCGCCCGGCTGCTCGGCGACCATATGGGGCGGACCCTGGGCCAGCAGATCATCGTCGAGAACGTCGCGGGCGCCGGCGGTACGGCCGGTGCGAAGCGGCTCGCCACAGCGGAGCCGGACGGCCATACGCTGCTGATCCACCATCTGGCGCTCGCCGCAGCCCCTGCGCTCTACGGCAATCTGACCTACGACACGCAGACGGCGTTCGCGCCGGTCGGACTGGTCAACAGCGGACCGATGGTGATCGCGGGCAAGCTTGCCCTGGCGCCGATCGACGGCAGGAGCTTCTTCGCCTTTGCCAAGGAACGCGCCGAGGCATTGACGATCGCTCATGCCGGCGTCGGGTCGAACGCACATCTATGCGCCGTTCTGCTGGGCCAGGCGCTCGGCGTAAAATTCGCTCAGGTCGCCTATCGCGGCACCGGGCCGGCGATGAACGACCTGGTCGCCGGACAGGTCGACGTGCTCTGCGACCAGTCCACCACAGCCGTGCCGCAGGTCCAGGGTGAAAAGATCCGCGCTTATGCGGTCACGTCCGCCGAACGGCTCGGCGTGCTGCCCAACACGCCGACGGCTCGCGAACTCGGCATCGAGATCGACATGACGATCTGGCACGGGCTTTATGCCCCCAGGGGAACGTCCGTTTCGACGCTGGACGCCTTGAACGCTGCGCTCCAGGCAGCGCTGAAAGATCCTTTGGTCCTCGAACGCTTCAAATCGGTCGGGACGAGCGCCTTTCCCGCGACCGACTGGAGCCGCGACGCCCATGCCAGGCGTTTCGGCGCCGAGATCCTGAGATGGGCCGCTTCGCTCAAGGCGGCCGGCGTAACGCCGCAGAACGTCAACTAA
- a CDS encoding GntR family transcriptional regulator produces MTEHKLEMATRPELPAGAEILGFRPLYRQVKDQFVRRLVDGTWLPGMAIPSEGHLAGEIGVSQGTVRKALDELASENLLVRRQGRGTFVAEHDEQRILFQFFKLVPDDGVPRFPESTVLGIETGPANADEIAALDLTGGAGVIRIRRLRSLDAVPLILETLSLPQHRFCGLESGLIPNNLYSLFAARYGVTVAHARERLKAVSLDDASARSLGVAAGTPALEVDRLALSLDGVPVERRVSLCLTQDAHYLSDLR; encoded by the coding sequence ATGACTGAGCACAAGCTCGAAATGGCGACACGGCCGGAATTGCCTGCCGGAGCGGAAATCCTCGGATTTCGACCGCTCTACCGGCAGGTGAAAGACCAGTTCGTGCGTCGACTCGTGGACGGCACGTGGTTGCCGGGAATGGCCATTCCCAGCGAAGGGCACCTCGCCGGCGAGATCGGCGTGAGCCAGGGAACGGTCCGGAAAGCGCTGGACGAACTCGCTTCGGAGAACCTGCTGGTGCGGCGACAGGGGCGTGGCACCTTCGTCGCGGAGCATGACGAGCAGCGCATCCTGTTCCAGTTCTTCAAGCTGGTGCCTGATGACGGCGTCCCCCGTTTTCCCGAGAGCACGGTGCTCGGGATCGAGACCGGCCCGGCCAATGCGGACGAGATCGCGGCGCTCGATCTGACCGGCGGGGCTGGCGTCATCCGGATCAGGCGGCTGCGCTCGCTCGATGCCGTACCGCTGATCCTGGAAACGCTGAGCCTGCCGCAACACCGGTTCTGCGGCCTCGAGTCGGGGCTGATCCCGAACAATCTCTACAGTCTGTTCGCCGCCCGCTATGGCGTGACCGTCGCCCATGCGCGCGAGCGCCTCAAGGCCGTCTCACTGGACGACGCATCGGCCAGATCGCTGGGAGTCGCGGCCGGCACGCCGGCGCTGGAGGTCGACCGGCTGGCGCTGTCGCTGGACGGCGTGCCGGTCGAGCGACGCGTCAGCCTGTGCCTGACCCAGGACGCTCACTACCTGTCCGATCTGCGCTGA
- a CDS encoding UxaA family hydrolase, translated as MSTPHLLVHEKKDTVGVVVVEGLKAGTDMLCVVTHDNSDFHLTAKMDIPIGHKVALKDIAKGETIWKYGQDIGQAKADVKQGEHLHVHNAKTKRW; from the coding sequence ATGAGCACGCCCCATCTCCTGGTTCACGAGAAGAAGGACACCGTCGGCGTCGTCGTCGTCGAGGGTCTGAAAGCTGGCACCGACATGTTGTGCGTGGTCACGCACGACAATTCCGATTTCCACCTGACCGCGAAGATGGACATCCCGATCGGCCACAAGGTCGCGCTCAAGGATATCGCGAAGGGCGAGACGATCTGGAAATACGGCCAGGACATCGGTCAGGCCAAGGCCGATGTGAAGCAGGGCGAGCATCTGCACGTCCACAACGCCAAGACGAAGCGCTGGTGA
- a CDS encoding UxaA family hydrolase encodes MVKRPTGRSLDSFVGWRRENGRVGVRNHVLLLPLDDLSNAACEAVANNVKGTLAIPHAYGRLQFGEDLEIHFRTLIGTGSNPNVAAVVVIGIEDGWTKRVVDGIAATGKPVVGFGIEGHGDIATIAKASYVAKEFVQWATELQREQCGIEELWVSTKCGESDTTTGLSSCPTVGNMYDKWIPRGVYGVFGETSEITGAEHLCKARAATPEVGERWYRMWKAYQDDVIEAHKTDDLSDSQPTKGNIAGGLTTIEEKALGNLEKIGRECKYIDILQPAEAPAKGPGLYYMDTSSAAAECVTLMAAGGYVVHTFPTGQGNVIGNPIVPVIKITGNPKTMRTMPEHIDVDVSGILRRDMTIPQAGDALIENIVRTANGRLTAAEALGHREFSMTKLYRSA; translated from the coding sequence ATGGTCAAGCGCCCGACCGGCCGCAGCCTCGATTCCTTCGTCGGCTGGCGCCGCGAGAACGGCCGCGTCGGCGTCCGCAACCACGTCCTGCTGCTACCGCTCGACGATCTCTCCAACGCCGCCTGCGAGGCGGTTGCCAACAACGTCAAGGGCACGCTCGCGATCCCGCACGCCTATGGTCGTCTTCAGTTCGGCGAGGATCTCGAGATCCATTTCCGCACCCTGATCGGCACGGGGTCGAACCCCAACGTCGCCGCTGTCGTCGTCATCGGGATCGAGGATGGCTGGACCAAGCGCGTCGTCGACGGCATCGCCGCGACCGGCAAGCCTGTGGTCGGCTTTGGCATCGAGGGCCATGGCGACATCGCCACGATCGCGAAGGCCTCCTATGTCGCAAAGGAGTTCGTGCAGTGGGCGACCGAACTGCAGCGCGAGCAATGCGGCATCGAGGAGCTCTGGGTTTCGACCAAATGCGGTGAGTCGGACACCACGACCGGCCTGTCCTCCTGCCCGACAGTGGGCAACATGTACGACAAATGGATCCCGCGCGGTGTCTACGGCGTCTTCGGCGAGACCTCCGAGATCACCGGCGCCGAGCATCTCTGCAAGGCCCGCGCGGCGACGCCTGAGGTCGGCGAGCGCTGGTACAGGATGTGGAAGGCCTATCAGGACGACGTGATCGAGGCCCACAAGACCGACGACCTCTCGGATTCGCAGCCGACCAAGGGCAACATCGCCGGCGGCCTGACCACGATCGAGGAAAAGGCGCTCGGAAACCTCGAGAAGATCGGTCGAGAGTGCAAATACATCGACATCCTGCAGCCGGCCGAGGCGCCGGCCAAGGGGCCGGGCCTGTATTATATGGACACCTCCTCGGCCGCAGCCGAATGCGTCACCCTGATGGCTGCGGGCGGCTATGTCGTCCACACCTTCCCGACCGGACAGGGCAACGTCATCGGCAACCCGATCGTCCCCGTCATCAAGATCACCGGCAACCCCAAGACGATGCGGACCATGCCGGAGCATATCGACGTCGATGTGTCGGGCATCCTGCGCCGCGACATGACGATCCCGCAGGCCGGAGACGCGCTGATCGAGAACATCGTGCGCACCGCCAATGGCCGCCTGACTGCGGCGGAAGCATTGGGACACCGCGAATTCTCGATGACCAAGCTCTACCGCTCAGCTTAA
- a CDS encoding YeiH family protein: protein MSIATTARVSAWRPLLDGIALSTAVAVAAYIAEPLLKSAAGGRFGIPAVVIALIIGMLLHPYANASRFQPGMVFCVKKLLRWAIALLGLRVALGDIIALGLTTALLVIGAMAATIVSGFLLARWLGRETGMGALGGVATAVCGASAALATATVVPDYKTKAADVAFTVIAMNALSTLAMLAYPLICVWLGFSPSQTGIMLGATIHDVAQVVGAGESVSDQAANAAIIVKLFRVFLLLPAVLIVGWWLVRDEARRAGDVAERARVPVPVFAIMFLVLCLVNSVLATQASLAPFYGPVRTLLLAMSGWGLLIAIAALGLGTSLGAMARLGWRHMVLVAGTSLVILVIVTGGLIVLG, encoded by the coding sequence TTGTCCATTGCGACGACCGCCCGCGTCAGTGCCTGGCGTCCGCTCCTCGACGGAATCGCCTTGTCGACTGCGGTCGCGGTCGCGGCCTACATCGCCGAGCCGCTGTTGAAATCCGCTGCCGGCGGCCGTTTCGGGATCCCTGCCGTGGTGATCGCCCTGATCATCGGAATGCTGCTGCACCCCTATGCCAACGCGTCGCGCTTTCAGCCGGGCATGGTCTTCTGCGTCAAGAAACTGCTGCGTTGGGCGATCGCCCTGCTCGGTCTGCGTGTCGCGCTCGGAGATATCATCGCGCTCGGCCTGACCACGGCGCTTCTGGTGATCGGTGCGATGGCTGCGACGATCGTCTCGGGCTTCCTGCTGGCGCGCTGGCTCGGCCGGGAGACGGGCATGGGCGCGCTCGGCGGTGTCGCGACGGCGGTCTGTGGCGCCTCCGCCGCGCTCGCCACAGCGACAGTCGTGCCCGACTACAAGACCAAGGCCGCCGACGTTGCCTTTACGGTCATCGCGATGAACGCGCTTTCGACGCTGGCGATGCTCGCCTATCCGCTGATCTGCGTCTGGCTCGGCTTCTCGCCGTCCCAGACGGGCATCATGCTCGGCGCGACCATTCACGACGTCGCCCAGGTCGTGGGCGCCGGCGAGTCGGTCTCGGACCAGGCCGCCAATGCCGCGATTATCGTCAAGCTGTTCCGCGTCTTCCTGCTGCTGCCGGCCGTGCTGATCGTCGGCTGGTGGCTCGTTCGGGACGAGGCCCGGCGCGCCGGCGATGTCGCGGAACGGGCGAGGGTGCCCGTGCCGGTCTTCGCCATCATGTTCCTTGTGCTCTGCCTCGTGAACAGCGTGCTCGCGACGCAAGCGTCGCTGGCGCCATTCTACGGGCCGGTGCGCACGCTCCTGCTCGCGATGTCCGGTTGGGGCCTGCTCATCGCCATCGCGGCTCTGGGGCTCGGCACCTCGCTCGGGGCTATGGCCCGGCTTGGCTGGCGTCATATGGTGCTGGTTGCCGGCACGAGCCTCGTCATCCTCGTCATCGTCACAGGCGGCCTGATCGTGTTGGGCTGA
- a CDS encoding hydroxyacid dehydrogenase, giving the protein MTDIVITEFMDEAAVATLSARYTVHHDPELFGKPEELAKLVAEVPALIVRNQTQVRGAVLDSAKALKVVGRLGVGLDNIDMEACSARGIKVFPATGANSLSVVEYVICSAMVLLRGAYFASAAMLAGEFPKTQLIGREIAGKRLGLVGFGAIARDTANHARLMGMEIVAYDPHVAADDPAWQGAQQLDLETVLSTSDVVSIHLPLTPETQGLIGAKAFARMKRDAVLINAARGGVMDEAALVAALKDGKLGGAALDVFAEEPLRDGARIFAGTPNLILTPHIAGNTVESNGRVSGLVAERVMAALEGRL; this is encoded by the coding sequence ATGACCGACATCGTCATCACGGAATTCATGGACGAGGCGGCCGTCGCCACGCTGAGCGCCCGCTACACCGTCCATCACGATCCCGAGCTTTTCGGCAAACCGGAAGAGCTCGCGAAACTCGTCGCCGAGGTGCCGGCCCTGATCGTGCGCAACCAGACGCAGGTGAGGGGCGCGGTACTCGACTCGGCCAAGGCTCTCAAGGTCGTCGGCCGGCTCGGTGTCGGACTCGACAACATCGACATGGAGGCCTGCTCGGCGCGCGGCATCAAGGTCTTTCCTGCGACGGGTGCGAACAGCCTTTCCGTTGTCGAATATGTCATCTGCAGCGCCATGGTGCTGCTGCGCGGCGCCTATTTCGCCAGCGCCGCCATGCTGGCCGGCGAGTTCCCCAAGACCCAGCTGATCGGCCGCGAAATCGCGGGCAAGCGACTGGGCCTCGTCGGCTTCGGAGCGATCGCGCGCGACACCGCCAACCACGCCCGCCTGATGGGCATGGAGATCGTCGCCTACGATCCTCATGTTGCGGCTGACGACCCGGCCTGGCAGGGCGCGCAACAGCTGGATCTGGAAACGGTGCTCTCGACCTCCGACGTCGTCAGTATCCATTTGCCGTTGACGCCGGAAACCCAGGGCCTGATCGGCGCGAAGGCTTTTGCTCGAATGAAACGGGACGCAGTGCTGATCAATGCCGCGCGAGGTGGCGTGATGGATGAGGCGGCTCTGGTCGCGGCGTTGAAGGACGGCAAGCTCGGCGGCGCCGCGCTCGACGTTTTCGCCGAGGAACCGCTCCGGGACGGCGCAAGAATTTTTGCCGGCACGCCCAATCTGATCCTGACACCGCATATCGCCGGCAACACGGTCGAATCCAATGGTCGCGTCTCGGGGCTCGTGGCCGAGCGCGTCATGGCCGCGCTCGAGGGACGCCTATGA
- a CDS encoding Ldh family oxidoreductase, with protein sequence MTKLSLDQAEARLTDLFTAQGASPANAASVAWALVMAEADGLKGHGLSRVPTYLAMLKSGKIDGRAVPIESRPKPSVLAIDACHGFAYPAIDLAVIELPDLARAQGVAICPIRRSSHCGAAGLHVERLAEEGLVALLFANTPAAIAPWGGSKPVFGTNPIAFAAPLAGREPLVIDMALSKVARGPIVAARQNGETIPEGWALDSAGRPTTDAGAALAGTMLPLGDAKGATLALMVEILAASLVGAHFAFEASSFLDDKGGPPGTGQLILAIDPAAMGGHWFAERMRLLAHAVEDQDGTRLPGVRRLTLRTKAKAEGIEVAEELLGG encoded by the coding sequence ATGACGAAACTCTCGCTGGATCAGGCCGAGGCCAGGCTGACCGACCTTTTCACGGCGCAGGGCGCCTCTCCTGCGAACGCCGCCTCGGTGGCCTGGGCGCTGGTCATGGCCGAGGCCGACGGATTGAAGGGCCACGGTCTGTCCCGCGTCCCCACCTATCTTGCGATGCTGAAGTCCGGCAAGATCGACGGCAGGGCGGTGCCGATCGAAAGCCGCCCAAAGCCAAGCGTGCTGGCGATCGATGCCTGTCACGGCTTCGCCTATCCCGCAATCGACCTCGCCGTGATCGAACTGCCCGATCTTGCCCGCGCCCAGGGCGTGGCCATCTGTCCGATCCGGCGCTCCAGCCATTGCGGCGCGGCCGGCCTGCATGTGGAACGCCTCGCCGAAGAGGGTCTGGTCGCGCTTCTCTTCGCCAATACGCCTGCCGCCATCGCGCCATGGGGCGGGTCGAAGCCGGTCTTCGGCACCAATCCGATCGCGTTCGCCGCCCCGCTCGCCGGGCGCGAACCCCTTGTCATCGACATGGCGCTGTCGAAGGTCGCGCGCGGGCCCATCGTCGCCGCCCGGCAGAACGGCGAGACGATCCCGGAGGGGTGGGCGCTCGATAGCGCCGGCAGGCCGACGACAGATGCAGGCGCAGCGCTCGCCGGCACCATGCTGCCGCTCGGCGATGCCAAGGGCGCGACGCTGGCACTGATGGTCGAGATCCTGGCCGCGAGCCTGGTCGGCGCGCATTTCGCTTTCGAGGCATCGTCTTTCCTCGACGACAAGGGTGGCCCGCCCGGCACCGGCCAGCTGATCCTTGCCATCGATCCGGCAGCGATGGGAGGCCACTGGTTCGCCGAGCGCATGAGGCTGCTGGCTCATGCCGTCGAGGATCAGGACGGCACCAGGCTGCCGGGCGTCCGGCGCCTGACTCTGCGCACGAAAGCCAAGGCGGAAGGGATTGAGGTGGCAGAGGAATTACTGGGAGGGTAA
- the ade gene encoding adenine deaminase, which yields MTDAATLARRIAQGRGDEPADLVIRGAMLFDLVTGALVESDIALCGDTIVGTYGRYEGQATFDAAGLIAVPGFIDTHLHVESSLVTPLEFERCVLPHGVTTAICDPHEIANVLGVAGIAYFLACAEAMRMDLRVQLSSCVPATHLETAGARLEAGDLTPFIDHPKVIGLAEFMNFPGVLNCDTGCLAKLEAFSHKHIDGHAPLVRGMDLNGYLAAGIRTDHETTTADEAREKLAKGMAILIREGSVSKDLHALIPLITRDASPFLAFCTDDRNPLDIGEEGHLDYMIRTAIAHGADILATYRVATLSAARNFGLFDRGFIAPGKRADIVLIDDLAACGVRQVFAGGKLVEDALFADRSAVAQVGLGSVKSRRLQLEDFEVAARKGETPVIGVVPGRIITERLAMRLPEQGGKALPDLEQDAVRVAVIERHGINGGIATGFVHGFGMKHGAIASSVGHDSHNLCVVGVDEASMAAAANRLVEIGGGFAVADGGKVLAELALPIAGLMSDQPFETVRHGLEDLRAAAKALGVVLAEPFLQVAFLTLPVIPHLKITDKGLVDVDTFDFV from the coding sequence ATGACCGATGCCGCCACACTCGCCCGCCGGATCGCCCAGGGACGCGGCGACGAGCCCGCCGATCTCGTCATCCGGGGCGCAATGCTGTTTGATCTCGTCACCGGCGCGCTGGTCGAGAGCGACATCGCGCTCTGCGGCGACACGATCGTCGGGACCTATGGCCGCTATGAAGGCCAGGCCACCTTCGACGCCGCCGGTCTCATCGCCGTGCCCGGCTTCATCGACACGCATCTCCATGTCGAATCGTCGCTCGTGACGCCGCTGGAATTCGAGCGCTGCGTGCTGCCCCACGGCGTTACCACCGCGATTTGCGATCCGCACGAGATCGCCAATGTGCTGGGCGTCGCGGGCATCGCCTATTTTCTGGCCTGCGCCGAGGCGATGCGAATGGATCTGCGCGTGCAGCTGTCGAGCTGCGTACCGGCGACACATCTGGAGACGGCCGGCGCCCGGCTCGAAGCCGGTGACCTGACGCCCTTCATCGACCATCCCAAGGTCATCGGTCTGGCCGAGTTCATGAACTTCCCCGGCGTGCTGAACTGCGATACAGGCTGTCTCGCCAAGCTGGAGGCGTTCTCGCACAAGCATATTGACGGCCACGCGCCGCTGGTACGCGGCATGGACCTGAATGGCTATCTCGCAGCCGGCATCCGTACTGACCACGAGACCACCACAGCCGACGAGGCCCGCGAAAAACTCGCCAAGGGCATGGCGATCCTGATTCGCGAGGGTTCGGTCTCGAAAGACCTTCACGCCCTGATCCCGCTGATCACGCGCGACGCCTCTCCCTTCCTCGCCTTCTGCACCGACGACCGCAATCCGCTCGACATCGGCGAGGAAGGCCATCTCGACTACATGATCCGCACCGCCATCGCCCATGGCGCCGACATTCTCGCGACCTATCGCGTCGCGACGCTCTCGGCCGCGCGGAATTTCGGGCTGTTCGACAGGGGCTTCATCGCACCGGGGAAGCGGGCCGACATCGTGCTGATCGACGATCTGGCGGCCTGCGGGGTTCGCCAGGTCTTTGCCGGCGGCAAGCTGGTCGAGGATGCTCTGTTTGCAGATCGAAGCGCGGTCGCGCAGGTAGGGCTGGGCTCGGTGAAGAGCCGCCGGTTGCAGCTGGAGGATTTCGAGGTCGCGGCCCGCAAGGGCGAAACGCCGGTGATCGGTGTCGTGCCGGGACGGATCATCACCGAACGCCTCGCCATGCGCCTGCCGGAACAGGGCGGCAAGGCCCTGCCGGATCTGGAGCAGGACGCCGTCAGAGTCGCGGTGATCGAACGCCACGGCATCAACGGCGGCATCGCGACCGGGTTCGTGCATGGCTTCGGGATGAAGCATGGCGCCATCGCCTCGTCGGTCGGGCATGACAGCCATAATCTCTGCGTGGTGGGCGTCGACGAGGCCTCGATGGCGGCGGCCGCGAACCGGCTGGTCGAGATCGGTGGCGGCTTTGCGGTTGCCGATGGCGGGAAGGTCCTAGCCGAACTGGCCCTGCCGATCGCGGGCCTGATGAGCGACCAGCCTTTCGAGACGGTGCGGCATGGGCTGGAGGATTTGAGGGCCGCCGCCAAGGCGCTCGGGGTGGTGCTGGCCGAACCTTTCCTGCAGGTCGCTTTCCTGACCCTACCGGTGATCCCGCATCTGAAGATCACCGACAAGGGGCTGGTCGATGTCGATACGTTCGACTTCGTCTGA
- a CDS encoding metal-dependent hydrolase, translating to MKLTWFGHSAFRIDIAGASLLIDPFLTGNPSFEGDVATAAKGVSHIVITHGHFDHIGDALAIVEANDATVITNYDLCMYLASKGLKSFQPMGAGGTVDLGAFSVTLVRADHSSGMVEAGVGFPLGNPNGAIIKARGEKTLWHMGDTDIFSDMALISELHGVEICICPVGDRFTMGGKVAALAMTRFVKPKTAIPCHYGSFPIIDPNADAFVAGLKGSDVQALVPVKGEAVTL from the coding sequence ATGAAACTCACCTGGTTCGGCCATTCCGCCTTTCGCATCGATATCGCCGGGGCGTCCCTGCTGATCGACCCGTTCCTCACCGGCAACCCGTCCTTCGAGGGCGATGTCGCGACGGCGGCCAAGGGCGTCAGCCATATCGTCATCACCCATGGCCATTTCGACCATATCGGCGATGCGCTCGCCATCGTCGAGGCCAACGACGCCACGGTGATCACGAACTACGATCTGTGCATGTATCTCGCCTCGAAAGGCCTGAAATCGTTCCAGCCGATGGGGGCGGGCGGTACGGTCGATCTGGGCGCCTTCAGCGTCACCCTGGTGCGGGCCGATCATTCGTCGGGCATGGTCGAGGCCGGCGTCGGCTTTCCGCTCGGCAACCCCAATGGCGCGATCATCAAGGCCAGGGGCGAGAAAACGCTCTGGCATATGGGCGATACCGACATCTTCTCCGATATGGCGCTGATCAGCGAACTTCACGGCGTCGAGATCTGCATCTGCCCGGTCGGCGACCGCTTCACCATGGGCGGCAAGGTTGCCGCGCTCGCCATGACGCGCTTCGTCAAGCCGAAGACCGCGATTCCGTGCCATTACGGCTCTTTTCCGATCATCGATCCCAACGCCGATGCCTTCGTTGCCGGGCTGAAGGGCAGCGATGTGCAGGCGCTGGTGCCGGTGAAGGGCGAAGCTGTCACCCTTTGA
- the gatC gene encoding Asp-tRNA(Asn)/Glu-tRNA(Gln) amidotransferase subunit GatC: protein MSVDLATVKRVAHLARIAVPEADLPKLQGEINAILGFVEQLNEVDVSGVEPLTSIMPMAMKQREDVVTDGEIAERIVANAPASEDNYFMVPKVIE, encoded by the coding sequence ATGTCGGTCGATCTCGCCACCGTCAAACGCGTCGCGCATCTGGCGCGCATTGCCGTGCCGGAGGCTGATCTGCCCAAGCTCCAAGGCGAGATCAACGCGATTCTCGGCTTCGTCGAGCAGTTGAACGAGGTCGACGTCTCCGGCGTCGAGCCGTTGACCTCGATCATGCCGATGGCGATGAAGCAGCGCGAGGACGTGGTCACGGACGGCGAGATCGCCGAGCGGATCGTCGCCAATGCGCCCGCGTCCGAGGACAATTATTTTATGGTGCCGAAGGTGATCGAATAG